The proteins below are encoded in one region of Hordeum vulgare subsp. vulgare chromosome 3H, MorexV3_pseudomolecules_assembly, whole genome shotgun sequence:
- the LOC123443480 gene encoding probable peptide/nitrate transporter At3g43790 isoform X1, with protein sequence MIPTESSLSLIFDLENSATKKNSLRFLPSRKLTGNPNFCQTCSSNLSPASNWRSERANKRWIWPPKAMMGHDELEIRGMGRERGHRCRSGTRQEAVDDAAGAAVGAGMGGGAHALREATTHFSLPIQSLFPFLYFMIRDLHIAKQVEDIGFYAGFVGASYMLGRALTSTVWGIVADKHGRKPVLVITLIAVITLNTLFGLSSSYWMALTTRGLLGLLSGMLGPIKAYATEVCRKEYSHLALSLISSSRAIGLIVGPAIGGYLAQPADKYPGMFSQESIFGRFPYFLPCLCVSILAVAALISCIWLPETLHKHNEATDSNNSTEAMEESLSDTNAEESGGGYWSLFTNWPLMSTITVYCLFSLQDVAYAEVFSLWAVSDRKYGGLSFTSTDVGRILALSGLFLLIYQILIYPSVAKAIEPITLVRATAILTLPLLASYPFMTTLYGFNLQLVVNCASSLKNSFQVTTITVCNILMNDAVSQDLRASANGLSVTLMSIFKAIAPAVAGVIFSWAQRRQSASFLPGDHLVFFMLNAATVVGLMCTFGPHFARGNMKH encoded by the exons ATGATCCCCACTGAATCCTCACTGAGCCTGatctttgatcttgaaaattcagCAACCAAGAAGAATTCTTTGAGATTCCTACCTTCCAGGAAGTTGACTGGCAATCCAAACTTTTGCCAGACCTGCTCTTCAAACTTGAGTCCTGCCTCGAACTGGAGATCTGAGAGAGCCAACAAACGATGGATTTGGCCGCCGAAAGCGATGATGGGTCATGATGAACTGGAGATCCGAGGGATGGGAAGGGAGCGTGGCCACCGGTGTCGGAGTGGCACCCGGCAGGAGGCTGTGGACGACGCGGCCGGAGCGGCCGTCGGCGCTGGGATGGGCGGAGGCGCTCACGCTCTCAGAGAGGCCACCACTCACTTCT CCTTGCCGATACAGTCCTTGTTTCCCTTCTTGTATTTTATG ATAAGGGACCTGCACATTGCTAAGCAAGTAGAAGATATTGGATTTTATGCTGGTTTTGTTG GTGCTTCATATATGCTTGGTAGAGCACTCACCTCTACAGTATGGGGCATTGTGGCCGATAAGCATGGGAGGAAACCCGTTCTTGTAATTACCCTTATTGCAGT AATTACCTTGAATACACTATTTGGACTCAGCTCCAGTTATTGGATGGCATTAACCACAAGAGGTTTGCTTGGGTTGTTGTCTGGTATGCTTGGGCCAATTAAG GCTTATGCTACAGAAGTATGCCGGAAAGAATACAGTCACCTCGCATTATCACTT ATTTCTTCCTCACGTGCCATAGGCCTTATTGTTGGTCCAGCCATTGGTGGTTATCTTGCACAG CCAGCAGATAAATATCCAGGCATGTTCTCTCAGGAATCTATATTCGGGAG GTTTCCATATTTTCTCCCGTGCTTGTGTGTATCAATCCTCGCCGTTGCTGCTTTAATATCTTGCATCTGGCTTCCG GAAACTTTACATAAACACAATGAAGCTACAGATTCAAATAATTCAACTGAAGCCATGGAAGAATCTCTTTCTGACACTAATGCTGAAGAAAGTGGTGGTGGATATTGGAGTTTGTTCACAAACTGGCCATTGATGTCCACTATCACTGTATATTGCCTTTTCTCTCTTCAGGATGTGGCTTATGCAGAG GTATTCTCTCTTTGGGCTGTTAGTGACAGGAAATATGGTGGATTAAGCTTTACTTCTACAGATGTAGGCCGTATCCTTGCACTCTCAG GTCTCTTCCTCCTAATATACCAGATTCTGATTTATCCATCGGTAGCAAAAGCTATAGAACCTATTACATTAGTCCGTGCAACCGCG ATCTTGACACTACCACTTCTTGCCAGCTATCCATTCATGACTACATTATATGGGTTCAATCTTCAGTTGGTAGTAAATTGTGCATCTTCTCTTAAGAATTCCTTCCAA GTAACTACCATCACGGTGTGTAATATTTTAATGAATGATGCTGTG AGTCAGGACCTAAGAGCATCAGCCAATGGCCTTTCTGTAACGCTAATGTCCATCTTCAAAGCTATCGCTCCGGCTGTTGCAGGTGTTAT ATTTTCATGGGCTCAAAGGCGCCAAAGTGCTTCATTTCTTCCAG GCGACCACCTTGTATTTTTCATGCTTAATGCGGCCACCGTCGTTGGTCTTATGTGCACCTTCGGACCACACTTTGCTAGGGgcaacatgaagcattga